A genomic segment from Gracilinanus agilis isolate LMUSP501 chromosome 1, AgileGrace, whole genome shotgun sequence encodes:
- the CCNO gene encoding cyclin-O: protein MSILAEEQPVWLDCRVHKGKLCSSAGSSQSFWHARRRVRFGFRLNLRAKAAGTMVPIGFGFQVSLSLKSPTDSREPPISSENPRAPVKKRKSPRYQRQQPLQLRRLPRRLPRPFSGDSGVCDLFESPSSGSGSGSGSDSGSSSGSDSSSGSGSGSGSRSGSRSCYGSGSNDTHSPDPGDRRGRESAYFGLLNSPLDLQIFRDYGQSCYAFRKGLESQFHPRESLAQQPQVTAESRCKLLSWLIPVHRQFGFTFESLCLAVNILDRFLTTTPVAADCFQLLGVTSLLIACKQIEVHPPRVKQLLSLCGDAFTRQQLCNLECIVLYKLHFSLEAPTIAFFLEHFTQERVASGEAELNDAADAHALAKGMAQLSLADYAFTRYTPSLLAICCLGLADHILKLRKLLDLRINNYPAAELQDCLGKLQLLVSLNRDALPHILPPHLSEKCLFPGIELKLASPPTVSGSPPSSRKAEQ from the exons ATGAGCATCTTGGCTGAGGAACAGCCAGTATGGCTGGATTGTAGAGTTCATAAAGGGAAGTtatgt TCTAGTGCTGGCAGCAGTCAGAGCTTCTGGCACGCGCGCAGGCGCGTGCGGTTCGGGTTTAGGCTGAATCTCCGGGCAAAAGCTGCCGGAACTATGGTCCCCATTGGATTCGGCTTCCAAGTCTCCTTGAGTCTCAAAAGCCCTACAGATAGCCGTGAGCCTCCCATCAGCAGCGAAAACCCTCGTGCCCCCGTGAAGAAGCGCAAAAGCCCACGGTACCAGAGGCAGCAGCCTCTGCAGCTCCGTCGGCTCCCGCGTCGGCTCCCGCGTCCCTTCTCCGGCGACTCAGGCGTGTGCGATCTGTTCGAATCCCCCAGCTctggctccggctccggctccggctcggACTCCGGCTCCAGTTCCGGCTCGGACTCCAGCTctggctccggctccggctccggctcccgCTCCGGCTCCCGTTCTTGCTACGGCTCTGGTTCGAATGATACTCACAGCCCAGACCCGGGAGACAGGCGCGGCAGAGAGTCTGCCTACTTCGGACTGCTGAACAGCCCACTGGACCTGCAGATCTTCCGCGATTACGGACAGAGCTGCTACGCCTTCCGCAAGGGGCTGGAGAGCCAGTTCCATCCACGCGAGTCCCTGGCGCAACAACCCCAA GTGACAGCAGAATCCCGTTGTAAACTGCTCAGCTGGTTGATCCCTGTGCACCGACAATTCGGCTTCACCTTCGAGTCGCTGTGCCTGGCAGTGAACATCCTAGACCGCTTCCTCACCACCACCCCAGTGGCTGCGGACTGCTTCCAGCTTCTGGGAGTCACCTCCCTGCTCATCGCTTGCAAGCAG ATAGAGGTGCATCCACCTCGAGTGAAGCAGCTTTTGTCCCTGTGCGGGGATGCTTTCACCCGCCAGCAGCTCTGCAACCTGGAGTGTATTGTGCTGTACAAGCTACACTTCAGCCTCGAGGCTCCCACCATCGCCTTCTTCTTGGAGCACTTCACCCAAGAGCGGGTGGCTTCCGGGGAGGCAGAGCTCAATGACGCTGCCGATGCCCATGCCTTGGCCAAGGGGATGGCACAGCTGAGCCTGGCCGATTACGCCTTCACCAGGTATACCCCTTCCCTCCTGGCCATCTGCTGTCTGGGGCTGGCTGACCACATACTCAAACTCCGAAAACTTCTGGACCTGCGCATAAACAATTACCCTGCAGCAGAGCTGCAGGACTGCCTGGGGAAGCTGCAGCTACTGGTGTCTTTGAATAGAGACGCTTTGCCCCATATCTTGCCCCCGCACCTATCAGAGAAATGCCTATTTCCCGGGATAGAGTTAAAACTAGCGAGCCCACCCACGGTGTCCggctctcctccctcctccagaaAAGCCGAGCAGTAG